From the Leucobacter denitrificans genome, one window contains:
- a CDS encoding protein kinase domain-containing protein, with the protein MRPSAGITFGGRYELGSRIAVGGMGEVWKASDSIIGRTVAIKILKDEYMGDPGFLERFRAEARHAALVNHEGIANVFDYGEEQGSAYIVMELVPGEPLSAIIDREGRLPSDRVLGIVAQTATSLQAAHDAGLVHRDIKPGNLLITPEGRVKITDFGIARIADQVPLTATGQVMGTVQYLAPEQASGHAATPSTDIYSLGIVAYECLAGKRPFTGESQVAIAMAQINDTPPALPADVPEAVSNLVMSCLSKDSVDRPETAAKLAQASAALHRGDIELAASYVPQVKGKTEDPAATVVMGHVAGSDAATTALPQTQVMGAGAGAAALANGNGDEPGEPEAKKKRNRWTWPLITLLALLLIIGVGTAVALLNQNTEEPKETPTTSETEKPTETTKPPTEPTSAAIDASSIIGAMTYDEAVAYLNGLGFTNIAPARSGAAVPDDEAGMVTDVSPSGETEFDELITLTVSVPFGEIGTPGAPTIGGPSTVNVGDTVVLQGFSSTCPAGLTLGAYDVQLSDPSLAQLNGSASSSGVSLTTLKEGELKVTYTYRCEGPQQRVSPVSSPVTITITSQAPPEEE; encoded by the coding sequence ATGAGGCCATCGGCAGGGATCACATTTGGCGGTCGCTACGAGCTAGGCTCACGCATCGCGGTCGGCGGTATGGGTGAGGTCTGGAAGGCGAGCGACAGCATTATCGGTCGCACGGTCGCCATCAAGATCCTCAAAGACGAATACATGGGCGACCCGGGCTTCCTCGAACGTTTCCGCGCCGAGGCACGGCACGCTGCCCTCGTGAACCACGAAGGCATTGCGAACGTCTTCGATTATGGCGAAGAGCAGGGATCCGCATATATCGTCATGGAGCTCGTGCCGGGCGAGCCGCTCTCTGCAATCATTGACCGCGAGGGGCGCTTACCGTCAGACCGCGTTCTTGGCATTGTCGCGCAGACCGCGACCTCGCTGCAGGCCGCGCACGACGCCGGACTCGTGCACCGCGACATCAAGCCGGGCAACCTGCTGATCACCCCTGAGGGCCGCGTCAAGATCACCGACTTCGGTATCGCGCGTATCGCAGACCAGGTTCCGCTCACCGCGACCGGCCAGGTCATGGGTACGGTGCAGTACCTTGCGCCTGAGCAGGCGAGTGGTCACGCGGCAACTCCGTCGACCGATATCTACTCGCTCGGCATCGTGGCCTACGAGTGCCTCGCTGGCAAGCGACCGTTTACTGGCGAGTCGCAGGTCGCGATCGCCATGGCGCAGATCAATGACACCCCTCCTGCGCTTCCGGCCGACGTACCCGAGGCCGTAAGCAACCTCGTGATGTCGTGCCTGTCGAAAGACTCAGTGGATCGGCCAGAAACTGCCGCGAAGCTCGCGCAGGCGTCTGCCGCACTTCACCGTGGGGATATCGAACTCGCGGCGAGTTACGTTCCCCAGGTGAAGGGGAAGACTGAAGATCCGGCCGCGACCGTTGTCATGGGCCACGTTGCGGGCAGCGATGCCGCAACAACCGCACTGCCGCAGACCCAGGTGATGGGTGCCGGTGCCGGTGCAGCAGCTCTGGCCAACGGCAACGGTGACGAGCCCGGCGAGCCCGAAGCAAAGAAGAAGAGGAACCGCTGGACCTGGCCGCTCATCACACTCCTCGCACTACTGCTCATCATCGGCGTTGGCACGGCGGTTGCGCTGCTCAATCAGAACACTGAGGAGCCGAAAGAGACGCCGACAACTTCGGAGACCGAGAAGCCAACCGAGACCACGAAGCCTCCGACCGAACCAACGAGTGCAGCGATTGACGCAAGCAGCATCATCGGGGCGATGACCTACGACGAAGCGGTTGCCTATTTGAATGGCCTCGGGTTCACCAACATCGCTCCGGCAAGATCGGGCGCAGCAGTGCCAGACGATGAGGCAGGTATGGTGACAGATGTCTCACCCTCGGGCGAGACAGAATTCGACGAGCTTATTACGCTCACCGTCAGCGTTCCTTTTGGTGAGATTGGCACGCCCGGAGCGCCCACAATCGGCGGCCCATCAACCGTGAACGTCGGTGACACCGTCGTGCTTCAGGGGTTCTCTTCAACCTGCCCTGCGGGACTCACACTCGGGGCATATGATGTGCAACTGAGCGACCCATCGCTCGCGCAGTTGAATGGCAGCGCTTCATCGAGCGGGGTCTCGCTGACCACTCTGAAGGAAGGCGAGCTGAAAGTAACTTATACCTATCGGTGTGAGGGACCGCAGCAGCGTGTTTCGCCGGTATCCTCACCTGTGACTATTACGATTACATCTCAGGCTCCGCCGGAGGAAGAGTAA
- the pknB gene encoding Stk1 family PASTA domain-containing Ser/Thr kinase: MPETAGSTEPRILAGRYAIGEFIGQGGMATVYRGTDTKLGRQVAIKVMKSELSNDEQFRSRFRQEAQSASRMAHPTVVRVFDAGDDLIQTADGVKRLPFIAMEYIEGKNLRELAAENKLSPAEAARIVDSVLTALEYSHRAGIVHRDIKPANIMVTKSGQVKVMDFGIARAVSDTSSTLQQTTAILGTAAYFSPEQAKGESVDARTDLYSTAVLLYELLAGEVPFTGDSAVAVAYQHVSERPKPPSEHSPDLAPEFDRVVMYGLGKDRAKRFQTAAEFREALRKAANGEMPKLPRHDTQSTVLFSAGDEISDSDLALRQLSEGGGSKTQSRPPVMWTWAAILTVGAIVIAVVFWLVNLVPSNIAPSSVREIPEFENTTRALALEQLQELDLEVVQVEQPDDDVPSGYVISTDPVAGSKVNVGDEVTLFISTGPESAEVPGFAGLTLDKYTEAVEALGLAVGKVTTKDDPIEPENRVLSVSPERGTTLKWGESVDVTVSSGKVDVPNVVSQPLEIARSLTSGLGLELSLVPQTASDTGCTPEASYPITGQSIVGQNPQGSKLELTYCVG, translated from the coding sequence ATGCCGGAAACTGCGGGCAGTACTGAGCCGCGAATTCTCGCAGGCCGCTATGCGATCGGGGAGTTCATTGGTCAGGGTGGCATGGCCACCGTGTATCGCGGCACCGATACGAAGCTCGGTCGGCAAGTCGCGATCAAGGTCATGAAGTCAGAACTGTCGAATGACGAACAGTTCCGCTCAAGGTTTCGGCAAGAAGCACAATCGGCTTCACGCATGGCGCATCCAACGGTCGTGCGAGTGTTCGACGCCGGCGATGACCTCATTCAAACCGCAGACGGAGTAAAGCGTCTCCCATTCATTGCGATGGAGTACATCGAGGGCAAGAACCTTCGAGAACTCGCCGCAGAGAACAAGCTCAGCCCTGCCGAGGCCGCTCGAATAGTGGACTCTGTGCTTACCGCACTCGAGTATTCGCACCGTGCGGGAATCGTTCACCGTGACATCAAGCCGGCGAACATTATGGTCACCAAGTCTGGCCAGGTGAAGGTCATGGACTTCGGCATCGCACGCGCGGTGTCCGACACCTCTTCGACGCTTCAGCAGACAACAGCGATCCTTGGCACTGCCGCCTATTTCTCGCCCGAGCAGGCCAAGGGTGAGTCAGTCGACGCCCGCACCGACCTGTATTCGACGGCGGTTCTGCTCTATGAGCTCCTCGCTGGTGAAGTGCCCTTCACCGGGGATTCGGCGGTCGCGGTTGCCTATCAGCACGTTAGTGAGCGCCCAAAGCCGCCGAGCGAACATTCTCCTGACCTCGCGCCCGAGTTCGACCGGGTCGTCATGTACGGACTCGGCAAGGATCGCGCAAAGCGTTTCCAGACAGCCGCAGAGTTTCGCGAGGCCCTACGCAAAGCCGCAAACGGCGAAATGCCAAAGCTTCCGCGCCATGACACGCAAAGCACGGTGCTGTTCTCGGCCGGAGACGAGATCTCCGACTCCGATCTCGCACTTCGGCAACTCTCCGAGGGGGGTGGCAGCAAAACTCAGAGCAGACCACCCGTGATGTGGACATGGGCTGCGATTCTCACGGTCGGCGCAATCGTCATCGCGGTGGTGTTCTGGCTAGTAAACCTCGTGCCCAGTAACATCGCCCCGTCGAGTGTTCGCGAGATTCCAGAGTTCGAGAACACAACTCGAGCGCTAGCTCTCGAACAATTGCAAGAGCTAGATCTAGAGGTGGTCCAGGTCGAGCAACCTGACGACGACGTGCCGAGTGGTTATGTCATATCCACGGATCCGGTCGCTGGCTCAAAAGTGAATGTGGGCGATGAAGTCACCTTGTTCATCTCTACCGGCCCTGAATCAGCCGAAGTGCCCGGATTTGCCGGCCTGACGCTCGACAAGTACACCGAAGCAGTAGAAGCGCTTGGGCTTGCTGTCGGCAAGGTCACCACGAAAGACGACCCAATTGAGCCAGAAAACCGGGTGCTGAGCGTGTCGCCAGAGCGCGGTACAACGCTCAAGTGGGGCGAATCGGTTGATGTGACGGTGTCGAGCGGTAAGGTCGATGTGCCCAATGTCGTGAGTCAGCCCCTCGAGATTGCGCGTTCACTGACGAGCGGGCTGGGCCTCGAACTCTCACTCGTTCCGCAAACCGCATCAGATACCGGGTGCACACCTGAGGCGAGTTACCCGATCACCGGCCAATCAATCGTGGGGCAGAACCCGCAGGGTTCAAAGCTCGAGCTCACGTACTGCGTCGGCTAG
- a CDS encoding anthranilate synthase component II, with product MTKVLVIDNYDSFVYTLNGYLQQLGAETIVIRNDDVSVGELEQLVTEYDGVLLSPGPGTPAHAGVSISMVNIALRTGVPLLGVCLGHQAIAEALGATVTHAQELMHGKISRVRHTGDSFFAGVAEEFDATRYHSLAVVRSTVPESLVITAETAGGVVMALRHRELPIYGVQYHPESVLTEGGYRQLGNWLQSVGLENAAEIAATLSPLIVNH from the coding sequence GTGACGAAAGTCCTCGTAATCGACAACTACGACAGTTTTGTCTATACGTTGAACGGGTATCTGCAGCAGCTCGGGGCAGAGACCATCGTGATCCGCAATGACGACGTGAGTGTTGGCGAACTCGAGCAGCTTGTCACGGAATACGACGGGGTTCTCCTCTCCCCCGGCCCAGGCACGCCAGCTCACGCCGGTGTGTCGATTTCCATGGTGAATATCGCCCTGCGCACAGGAGTCCCGTTGCTTGGCGTGTGCCTGGGGCATCAAGCAATTGCCGAGGCGCTCGGAGCGACGGTGACGCACGCACAAGAACTCATGCACGGCAAGATCTCGCGTGTGCGCCACACGGGCGACAGCTTCTTCGCAGGGGTCGCTGAGGAATTTGATGCGACTCGCTATCACTCCCTCGCGGTTGTGCGAAGCACCGTACCAGAGAGCCTGGTCATCACTGCAGAGACCGCGGGCGGTGTCGTAATGGCACTGCGTCACCGCGAGCTGCCGATTTATGGGGTGCAGTACCATCCCGAATCCGTGCTCACCGAAGGTGGCTACCGACAGCTCGGTAACTGGCTACAAAGCGTCGGTCTCGAGAATGCGGCCGAGATCGCGGCTACGCTCTCACCGCTTATTGTGAACCACTAA
- a CDS encoding class E sortase, whose product MEKRRRAKLSPLTVIGELLILGGLGVFGYIVWQPWHTSVAVVEKQLELTTADSAAWDEAAVHAAPYTGTVPVPEQPPIGEVFGTLHVPAFGTTFANRVAEGTGWWETLNYDDKGIGHYPTSVMPGEVGNFALAAHRSGGFITPFREIMNLRIGEPLFFETADGWYTYRFRSLEYVLPTDVGVLKPFPWIDGTPGTDQILTLTTCHPKNWGSDERAIAYAIFEEFQPRSDGPPAELIELNPAIVGGAS is encoded by the coding sequence ATGGAAAAGCGACGTCGTGCAAAACTTAGCCCGCTGACGGTGATTGGTGAACTCCTCATCCTCGGCGGTCTTGGAGTATTCGGATACATTGTGTGGCAACCCTGGCACACCTCAGTTGCGGTCGTTGAGAAACAACTCGAACTCACGACGGCAGACTCGGCAGCTTGGGATGAGGCTGCAGTGCACGCGGCTCCCTATACCGGCACTGTGCCGGTTCCCGAACAACCTCCTATCGGCGAGGTGTTCGGCACCCTCCATGTTCCTGCGTTTGGCACAACATTTGCGAACCGTGTCGCAGAAGGAACGGGATGGTGGGAGACGCTCAACTATGACGACAAGGGCATTGGTCACTACCCCACAAGCGTGATGCCCGGCGAGGTCGGCAACTTTGCGCTCGCTGCTCACCGTTCAGGCGGGTTTATTACGCCATTCAGAGAGATCATGAATCTGCGGATTGGCGAGCCACTGTTCTTTGAGACGGCCGATGGCTGGTACACCTACCGGTTCCGTTCTCTCGAGTACGTTCTGCCGACCGATGTTGGTGTGTTGAAGCCATTTCCGTGGATCGATGGAACACCTGGGACCGACCAGATTCTGACGCTCACCACCTGCCACCCGAAGAACTGGGGGTCAGACGAGCGAGCTATCGCGTATGCAATCTTTGAGGAGTTCCAGCCCCGAAGTGATGGCCCACCAGCCGAGCTCATCGAGCTCAACCCGGCAATTGTGGGAGGCGCTAGCTAA
- a CDS encoding cell division protein CrgA → MSAAGKEVSKRNSAEVAAERARKEAVRKEAPNPVWFKPVMFGFMLLGLIWIVLFYVTSSNLQLPIPQLGQANIFVGFGLVLIGFLMTPWWK, encoded by the coding sequence ATGTCAGCAGCTGGTAAAGAAGTTAGCAAGCGAAACTCTGCAGAGGTCGCAGCCGAGCGCGCGCGTAAAGAAGCAGTTCGGAAGGAAGCGCCGAACCCCGTGTGGTTTAAGCCGGTGATGTTCGGCTTCATGCTTCTGGGGCTTATTTGGATCGTGTTGTTCTACGTCACGAGTTCAAACCTGCAGCTTCCGATCCCACAGCTCGGCCAGGCCAACATCTTCGTCGGATTCGGTCTCGTGCTCATCGGGTTCCTCATGACCCCGTGGTGGAAATAG